In Limnohabitans sp. INBF002, one genomic interval encodes:
- a CDS encoding GTP-binding protein: protein MTTTNTDTQNALKFITCGSVDDGKSTLIGRLLVDTKAVLQDHLAGVQRSGETDLALLTDGLSAEREQGITIDVAYRYFNTEARKFIIGDAPGHEQYTRNMVTAASSADAAVVLVDAIKLDWKNPALELLPQTRRHSLLVNLLRVPSIVFAINKLDAVDDPALAYQNIEAALRKFATEAGITITAMVPVSALKGWNVVDTTNADQAAWCGYTGPSLLSILEALPNTPAETEVAFSFPVQWVEKFHDSGVTTQGRRVFWGRVATGTIEPGQTIKVFPSGQTAVVSQVLSATREPQNKAAGHSAGIVLDREVDVSRGDWLLAAEGSTEGQRQLNTTIAWMDDEPLVAGRVYWALHGHRWVKAKVQRVVHRLNVNTLAEEEATELAPNAIGHVTLALQEPLVTLPFKQSRILGALVLVDTATHKTSGAVLVN from the coding sequence ATGACTACAACAAATACAGATACACAAAACGCACTGAAATTCATCACCTGTGGTTCAGTCGATGACGGCAAAAGCACCTTGATTGGCCGCTTGCTGGTCGACACCAAAGCAGTGTTGCAAGACCACTTGGCAGGCGTGCAACGCTCAGGCGAAACCGACCTGGCTTTGCTCACCGACGGCCTCTCTGCCGAACGCGAACAAGGCATCACGATTGACGTGGCCTACCGCTACTTCAATACCGAAGCACGCAAGTTCATCATCGGCGACGCCCCCGGCCACGAGCAGTACACACGCAACATGGTGACCGCTGCCTCTAGCGCTGACGCTGCCGTGGTGTTGGTGGATGCCATCAAGCTGGACTGGAAAAACCCTGCGCTTGAACTGTTGCCCCAAACCCGTCGCCATTCGCTGTTGGTCAACCTGCTGCGCGTGCCCTCCATCGTGTTCGCCATCAACAAACTCGATGCGGTGGACGACCCCGCTTTGGCTTACCAAAACATCGAAGCCGCATTGCGCAAGTTCGCAACTGAAGCAGGCATCACCATCACGGCCATGGTGCCCGTGTCCGCCCTCAAAGGCTGGAACGTGGTGGACACCACCAACGCCGACCAAGCTGCTTGGTGCGGCTACACCGGCCCAAGCCTGTTGAGCATCTTGGAAGCCTTGCCCAACACGCCCGCTGAAACCGAGGTGGCCTTCAGCTTCCCCGTGCAGTGGGTCGAAAAATTCCACGACTCCGGCGTGACCACCCAAGGCCGTCGCGTGTTCTGGGGCCGTGTGGCCACGGGCACCATCGAGCCAGGTCAAACCATCAAAGTATTCCCAAGCGGCCAAACTGCGGTGGTGTCGCAAGTGCTGTCGGCCACACGCGAGCCACAAAACAAAGCTGCTGGCCACAGCGCAGGCATCGTGCTGGACCGAGAAGTGGATGTCTCGCGTGGTGACTGGTTGCTGGCCGCCGAAGGCAGCACCGAAGGTCAACGCCAACTCAACACCACCATCGCTTGGATGGACGACGAGCCCTTGGTGGCTGGCCGTGTGTACTGGGCTTTGCACGGTCACCGCTGGGTCAAAGCCAAAGTGCAACGCGTGGTGCACCGCCTGAACGTGAACACCTTGGCCGAAGAAGAAGCCACCGAGCTGGCCCCCAACGCCATTGGCCACGTCACTTTGGCCTTGCAAGAGCCTTTGGTGACGCTGCCTTTCAAGCAGTCGCGCATCTTGGGTGCTTTGGTGTTGGTCGACACGGCCACCCACAAAACCTCGGGCGCTGTGTTGGTGAACTGA